From a single Paenibacillus sp. FSL R5-0345 genomic region:
- a CDS encoding MFS transporter: MRGNQSAIAIFRGQKGYSRLFTAGLINGIGDRFTSVAVLALVLQLTGSGMAVGISLGVRLLPYLFLAPLGGVLGSKFPRQYIMITTDILRVPVALAFLWVDGVDKLWLLYSANFLLAAGEAIYSPVRKSTIPLMVTKDSLLTVNGLEQLMSGCVLILGAFSGGVVSMWFGPEAAFVMNALSFLVAAILIYGIHFPQNSSRGNDDKKELDYPNGFIAKAEHSQKIGRMRALGIVIGGSITLQVIFGYELLVPMLNGLDNVLISIYAVQEFQAGDMGVGAFYAALGIGLSLSFFAGRYVKRGLLIVAIGGLMIEGLLLMSISSSNHFMIAFMLYILLSFAGGTGNACLDTLVMRETPSTMQPIMFGLLSAVGNTLIGLSMLLAGWLLEWVEPRTLGFAGGAGFSGIAILLAGYAWIRSKKSGEFTAPWKVF; this comes from the coding sequence ATGAGGGGTAACCAATCAGCTATTGCGATTTTCAGAGGTCAGAAGGGATATTCGCGTCTATTCACAGCCGGATTAATCAATGGAATCGGTGATCGTTTTACTAGTGTTGCCGTGCTGGCGTTGGTTCTGCAGTTAACAGGATCAGGGATGGCGGTGGGGATATCGCTAGGTGTGCGGCTGCTTCCTTATTTGTTTCTGGCACCGCTTGGGGGTGTACTTGGCAGTAAATTTCCTCGTCAATACATCATGATCACTACAGACATATTAAGGGTTCCTGTTGCACTAGCTTTTTTGTGGGTGGATGGAGTGGATAAGCTATGGCTGCTATATTCGGCGAATTTTTTACTGGCGGCGGGAGAGGCGATCTACAGTCCTGTTCGTAAATCTACAATCCCTTTGATGGTGACCAAAGATTCTCTGCTGACGGTTAACGGACTGGAGCAGCTTATGAGCGGCTGTGTACTTATTTTGGGTGCATTTAGTGGGGGTGTGGTTTCGATGTGGTTCGGGCCAGAGGCAGCATTCGTGATGAATGCTTTATCTTTTCTGGTCGCAGCGATCTTAATTTACGGCATCCATTTTCCGCAGAATAGTAGTAGGGGAAATGATGATAAGAAAGAGCTGGATTATCCTAATGGATTTATAGCTAAAGCGGAGCACTCGCAGAAGATAGGTCGAATGCGTGCGCTCGGGATTGTAATCGGTGGGAGTATCACATTACAGGTTATTTTCGGGTATGAGTTGCTTGTTCCGATGCTGAATGGCCTAGATAATGTGCTGATTAGTATATATGCAGTTCAGGAATTTCAAGCCGGAGATATGGGTGTGGGGGCTTTTTATGCGGCGCTGGGTATCGGGCTTAGTCTCAGTTTTTTTGCCGGACGATATGTAAAAAGAGGGCTGCTGATTGTCGCGATTGGCGGGCTCATGATTGAAGGATTACTGCTGATGAGCATCAGTAGTAGCAATCATTTTATGATCGCGTTTATGTTATATATCCTGTTATCTTTTGCCGGAGGGACGGGGAATGCCTGCCTGGATACACTGGTTATGCGAGAAACGCCGTCCACTATGCAGCCTATAATGTTTGGACTGCTGTCAGCAGTAGGAAATACACTGATTGGATTATCTATGCTGCTCGCAGGGTGGTTATTAGAATGGGTGGAACCTCGGACGCTGGGCTTTGCTGGAGGAGCAGGGTTTTCTGGAATTGCTATATTGCTGGCAGGGTACGCATGGATACGCAGTAAAAAGAGCGGTGAATTCACCGCTCCTTGGAAGGTTTTTTAA
- a CDS encoding zinc ribbon domain-containing protein, producing MEQEQAGQVQDEPKFCQSCGMPMPTEDLLGTNKNGQKIEDYCVYCYEDGAFKQPDVTLQEMSDICTGYLVQEGMDEAVARKLLSEQLPHLKRWRGAASAPTTN from the coding sequence ATGGAACAAGAACAAGCAGGGCAAGTGCAAGATGAGCCGAAATTTTGTCAAAGCTGTGGGATGCCTATGCCTACGGAGGATTTACTTGGAACGAACAAGAATGGTCAAAAAATCGAAGATTATTGTGTTTACTGCTACGAGGATGGTGCATTCAAACAGCCTGACGTTACGCTGCAAGAAATGTCTGATATTTGTACAGGCTACTTGGTTCAAGAAGGAATGGACGAGGCTGTTGCCCGTAAATTACTCTCCGAACAGCTGCCTCATCTGAAACGGTGGAGAGGCGCAGCCAGCGCTCCTACAACGAACTAA
- a CDS encoding DedA family protein, producing MEMLSFIQELFTKYGYSVLFFGLLLEFVALPFPGETTMAFAGFLSYTGRLDFFTLIVVAFAGTTVGMTLTYFVGLKAGMPFIQRYGKWFLFSPTKLEKTQKWFERYGSFLIFIGYFIPGVRHFTGYFAGIIALPFRKFALYAYSGAVFWVLIFLSIGKVFGPQWMGIFHLFETYALWIISGGAIIAALVIIYRYRKSIHARLFPSKAATRIQAQIKKPSKER from the coding sequence ATGGAAATGCTGAGCTTTATACAAGAATTATTCACCAAATATGGATATAGCGTATTATTCTTTGGATTACTTCTCGAATTCGTTGCCTTACCCTTTCCAGGAGAAACCACTATGGCGTTTGCCGGTTTCCTTTCCTATACCGGAAGGCTTGATTTCTTTACGCTAATTGTCGTTGCTTTTGCAGGCACTACTGTTGGGATGACCCTTACCTATTTTGTCGGATTAAAAGCCGGTATGCCCTTTATCCAGCGATATGGCAAATGGTTTCTATTCTCCCCTACTAAGCTAGAGAAAACACAGAAATGGTTTGAGAGATACGGCAGCTTTCTTATTTTTATCGGTTATTTCATTCCAGGCGTACGTCACTTTACCGGCTACTTTGCTGGTATCATCGCGCTTCCCTTCCGTAAATTCGCCCTATATGCTTATAGTGGGGCCGTATTCTGGGTATTGATATTCCTTAGTATCGGAAAGGTGTTTGGTCCACAGTGGATGGGCATCTTCCATTTGTTCGAGACCTATGCGCTTTGGATTATATCTGGTGGTGCAATAATAGCAGCTCTTGTGATTATTTATCGCTACCGTAAAAGCATTCATGCCCGCCTCTTCCCTAGCAAAGCTGCCACTAGGATTCAAGCTCAGATTAAAAAACCTTCCAAGGAGCGGTGA
- a CDS encoding MarR family winged helix-turn-helix transcriptional regulator, translated as MEDKEQQLDDIFSSFRRISHAFQQLLWKDAEELNITPTQLMVLRKISEHPDIGITDLAELLHLGNSAASGVVDRMVKAELITRHRSEVDRRIYKLAITEKGNEIRERSKQSLRKYLLPLSNVPAEDAGELLRIHSEIIQILEQGRDNKNL; from the coding sequence TTGGAGGACAAGGAGCAACAATTAGATGATATATTCTCCTCTTTTCGCCGCATTAGTCATGCTTTTCAGCAGTTGCTTTGGAAAGATGCCGAAGAGCTGAATATTACGCCTACCCAGTTAATGGTTCTACGCAAAATATCCGAACATCCTGATATTGGAATCACTGATCTTGCGGAGTTATTGCATTTAGGGAATAGTGCAGCAAGCGGAGTTGTGGACCGGATGGTGAAAGCTGAGTTGATTACAAGACATCGTTCCGAGGTGGATCGACGTATATACAAATTGGCGATTACTGAGAAAGGGAATGAGATCAGAGAGAGAAGTAAACAATCACTTAGAAAGTATTTGCTTCCACTGTCAAATGTGCCTGCTGAGGATGCAGGAGAGTTACTTAGGATTCATAGCGAAATCATTCAGATATTAGAGCAAGGGAGAGACAACAAGAATTTATGA
- a CDS encoding helix-turn-helix transcriptional regulator yields the protein MKIDRLLSIVILLMNRRLIQAKELADMFEVSVRTIYRDIESINGAGIPIVTYQGAGGGIGLMEGYRLDRNVLTDRELADIFTALQSVSSYGGTEHTLLMEKISSVIPPSQSAAFRSKTTQLIIDLSPWGLQSVLEEKIAILKEALEENMTVDFDYVNAEGQASQRSVEPYTLVLKGQAWYLYGYCLQRQDFRLFKLLRMKGLVKENQEFIRKDMDMRELPWSTDYQRVTSAAAMSPILLHFTAEGKHLAEDRFDSTELQPDGHGGYNVTIHYPEDGWLYSFLLSFGTSLEVLEPKHIRHKLGELALGVAKKYTASL from the coding sequence TTGAAAATCGATCGATTGCTCTCTATCGTCATTCTGCTTATGAACCGACGTCTTATTCAGGCAAAGGAGCTCGCCGACATGTTCGAAGTGTCCGTGCGCACCATTTACCGTGATATTGAAAGTATTAATGGAGCTGGAATCCCTATCGTTACCTATCAGGGAGCAGGTGGTGGCATTGGTCTTATGGAAGGCTACCGGTTAGACCGCAATGTATTGACTGACCGCGAGCTGGCTGATATTTTCACGGCGCTGCAAAGCGTCTCCTCTTATGGCGGAACTGAACATACTCTGCTCATGGAGAAGATCAGTAGTGTAATCCCGCCCTCACAGTCCGCCGCTTTCCGAAGTAAGACGACCCAGCTTATCATCGATTTATCTCCTTGGGGACTTCAGTCTGTCCTAGAAGAAAAAATTGCGATTCTGAAAGAAGCGTTGGAAGAAAACATGACGGTAGACTTTGATTATGTGAATGCCGAAGGGCAAGCCAGCCAGCGTTCTGTCGAGCCTTATACTTTAGTCTTAAAAGGACAAGCGTGGTACTTGTATGGGTATTGCCTGCAACGTCAGGATTTCAGATTATTTAAGCTCCTGCGTATGAAGGGGCTTGTTAAAGAGAATCAGGAATTCATAAGAAAAGATATGGATATGCGTGAGCTACCCTGGAGCACTGACTATCAGAGAGTAACTTCAGCAGCAGCAATGTCGCCAATCCTTCTGCATTTTACAGCTGAAGGTAAACATCTCGCGGAAGATCGCTTTGACTCCACAGAGCTTCAGCCGGACGGACACGGTGGATATAACGTAACTATCCATTATCCCGAGGACGGATGGCTCTATTCCTTCTTGCTCAGCTTCGGAACGTCTTTAGAAGTTTTAGAGCCGAAGCATATTCGTCATAAGCTCGGGGAGTTGGCTCTTGGGGTTGCAAAAAAATATACAGCCTCACTTTAA
- a CDS encoding DUF58 domain-containing protein: protein MGRIDSNKFLIWEQVYDQRMGVPLSSSSLIDQQKKDAGSVKSFSYPRSRSALVEWLRMLTVAGIIGALYAWRGGSSLLFLLIVIGVIMLGGLMLQLSGPRAIKIIRTIAPARPMAGNTLQVKVELSFSSRLPLPWMTIADYWGDSHHQKLLFPGFKRSFVYTYTIENISRGNHHLLGCRVTWGDFPGWFTGRSEPGGGQSFKVLPAPLSFGGTVPDSGFMTGDTMYSRRGRSISDEALESRDYEPGDPLSRIHWKNSARLGALQSKVPEREKAKMTCIVLANDPLSYEVPTEALKPRGSRDESPLAFEKAVSTAMGLMLSAERSGAYVQLFSGGWPEGMARHEGLGKIPGRVLDVLTEITSDGTRNLSKLLEDASKGWIPGMSVAIITGRLEEESAKVIAKFLMQGVKVELYYAWDQSAPMNGEAKGVEIRQSVRGTVGDSLARLGARMFCLDDALPAFRFREVEFHESSGKPTLR, encoded by the coding sequence ATGGGAAGAATAGATAGTAATAAGTTCCTGATCTGGGAACAAGTCTATGACCAAAGGATGGGTGTTCCATTGTCCTCTTCATCATTAATTGATCAACAGAAGAAAGATGCCGGAAGTGTCAAAAGCTTCTCTTATCCCCGTAGCCGTAGTGCTTTGGTTGAATGGTTAAGGATGCTAACTGTGGCTGGAATTATAGGTGCTTTATATGCTTGGCGCGGAGGATCGTCCTTGCTGTTTCTCCTGATTGTTATTGGAGTTATTATGCTGGGTGGACTTATGCTTCAGCTCTCCGGTCCGCGGGCTATAAAGATAATTCGTACGATTGCTCCTGCAAGGCCGATGGCCGGAAATACACTTCAAGTGAAAGTGGAGCTTAGTTTTTCTTCTCGTTTGCCTCTTCCTTGGATGACTATAGCTGATTATTGGGGCGACAGCCATCATCAAAAGCTGCTATTTCCTGGATTCAAACGTTCTTTTGTATACACATACACCATTGAAAATATATCCCGCGGTAATCATCATTTGCTGGGCTGTAGAGTAACTTGGGGGGACTTCCCAGGTTGGTTCACGGGGAGATCTGAACCGGGTGGAGGACAGAGCTTTAAGGTGCTGCCAGCCCCTTTATCCTTTGGTGGAACTGTGCCGGATAGCGGTTTTATGACAGGAGATACCATGTATTCCAGACGTGGAAGAAGCATCAGTGATGAAGCTTTGGAATCAAGAGATTATGAGCCCGGAGATCCGCTTAGCCGAATTCATTGGAAGAATAGCGCACGATTGGGAGCGCTGCAGAGCAAAGTTCCGGAGCGGGAAAAGGCAAAAATGACCTGTATCGTGTTGGCCAATGACCCGCTTAGCTATGAGGTTCCTACAGAGGCGCTTAAACCCCGTGGAAGCCGAGATGAATCGCCTCTGGCATTTGAGAAAGCGGTATCTACAGCGATGGGGCTGATGCTCTCCGCTGAGCGTTCGGGCGCTTATGTTCAGTTGTTCAGCGGCGGTTGGCCGGAAGGTATGGCTAGGCATGAGGGACTGGGTAAAATCCCAGGGAGAGTACTGGATGTTCTGACTGAAATTACTTCAGATGGAACTAGAAACCTGTCGAAGTTATTAGAGGATGCTTCCAAAGGTTGGATTCCGGGGATGAGTGTAGCCATCATTACAGGACGATTAGAAGAAGAATCGGCCAAGGTCATTGCCAAGTTCTTGATGCAGGGTGTGAAGGTTGAACTTTATTATGCCTGGGACCAGTCGGCACCGATGAATGGAGAAGCTAAAGGAGTGGAGATTAGACAGTCTGTGAGGGGGACTGTCGGGGATAGTTTGGCTCGTCTCGGAGCACGAATGTTTTGTCTGGATGATGCTTTGCCAGCATTCAGGTTCAGGGAGGTAGAGTTCCATGAATCATCCGGAAAACCAACGCTACGGTAA
- a CDS encoding DHA2 family efflux MFS transporter permease subunit, whose product MSTTTANAAAATKHIRRGPIIAALLIGAFVALLNQTLLNVALPSIMDDLKIATTTAQWLTTGFMLVNGVLIPISAFLVEKFTTRQLFITAMSLFSIGTLVCAIGTGFEMIMVGRVIQAVGAGILMPLMNIVFLRIFPIEERGKAMGLMAVAMIFAPAVGPTLSGWVVQNYSWRVLFFIILPLAVLSTLLGMKTMQNVGETTSPKLDKPGVILSTLGFGGLLYGFSDAGTDGWGSTTVIVCLILGVVALALFVWRELTTDTPLLEFRIFRYNMYSLTTLINIIITMALYAGMILLPIYLQTIRGFTPMESGLMLLPGAILMGIMSPITGIIFDKIGAKWLSVIGLLITVVTTWEFSRLTDSTTYTHMIINYTVRMLGMSMLSMPIVTAGLNQLPQRLSSHGTAMSNTLRTVGGALGMALFVSLMTNKTKSTITDTLMSGAVSQSDKAAMLKLTQEATISGVTHAFAVATWITVIALVLAFFIKKTSPEPDFLKTEEEKIQQVNQ is encoded by the coding sequence ATGAGTACTACTACTGCTAACGCTGCAGCAGCAACAAAGCATATTCGTAGAGGCCCAATCATTGCGGCGCTATTAATAGGTGCATTTGTAGCGCTGTTGAACCAAACGCTTCTTAATGTTGCGCTGCCAAGCATAATGGACGATCTAAAAATCGCCACCACTACGGCACAGTGGCTAACAACTGGATTTATGCTCGTAAACGGGGTGCTTATTCCGATCAGTGCATTTCTGGTGGAAAAGTTTACGACCCGCCAATTATTCATTACTGCGATGTCACTTTTTTCTATAGGTACACTTGTGTGCGCTATTGGAACAGGCTTTGAAATGATCATGGTCGGCAGAGTCATTCAGGCTGTTGGTGCCGGGATTTTGATGCCGCTAATGAACATTGTGTTCCTCCGGATCTTCCCGATTGAAGAACGGGGCAAAGCGATGGGCCTGATGGCAGTCGCTATGATTTTTGCACCAGCTGTGGGTCCGACCTTATCGGGCTGGGTAGTTCAGAACTATTCCTGGCGTGTGCTGTTCTTTATTATTCTTCCACTTGCTGTATTATCGACCCTGCTGGGGATGAAGACGATGCAGAACGTAGGAGAAACAACCTCTCCAAAGCTGGATAAGCCGGGTGTCATACTATCTACGCTTGGTTTTGGAGGGTTGTTGTACGGCTTTAGTGATGCCGGAACCGACGGTTGGGGAAGCACGACGGTTATTGTCTGCCTCATTTTAGGTGTGGTTGCTTTGGCTTTATTCGTATGGAGAGAGCTTACTACAGATACTCCACTGCTTGAATTCCGGATTTTCAGATACAATATGTATTCACTAACCACATTAATCAATATCATTATTACAATGGCGTTATACGCAGGTATGATTCTGCTGCCGATTTATTTACAGACGATCCGTGGGTTTACGCCGATGGAGTCCGGACTTATGCTGCTGCCGGGGGCTATACTAATGGGAATTATGTCTCCGATCACAGGGATTATATTTGATAAAATAGGTGCGAAATGGCTGTCTGTAATAGGTCTTCTCATTACTGTCGTTACTACTTGGGAATTTAGTAGGCTTACGGACAGTACAACGTATACCCATATGATTATTAATTACACGGTACGGATGTTAGGAATGTCGATGTTATCTATGCCAATTGTAACTGCGGGACTTAACCAGCTTCCACAGCGTTTAAGCTCACATGGTACGGCCATGTCTAATACGTTGCGGACGGTTGGGGGGGCATTAGGGATGGCGTTGTTCGTCAGTCTAATGACTAATAAAACCAAGAGCACAATTACGGATACCCTAATGAGCGGAGCTGTCTCGCAAAGTGATAAAGCTGCGATGCTTAAGCTCACACAAGAGGCAACGATTAGCGGGGTTACACATGCCTTTGCCGTTGCTACATGGATCACTGTGATTGCTTTGGTATTAGCCTTCTTTATCAAGAAGACCTCACCTGAGCCCGACTTCCTGAAGACGGAAGAAGAGAAGATACAGCAGGTAAATCAATAA
- a CDS encoding polysaccharide deacetylase, translated as MKGNKSTHSRRKLKSGLLVMVVIFIVMLGWSIGKNLNSWELRSLQPASAESISVKNKLTAAAMQELPSATEPLASASPKVDSSSSAALTVTPSPQPIGVVKISKASTTNSAMTAVKKAEKMVYITFDDGPSENTFNVLEILRQEDVKATFFVLGNQAKSHPELIDSIWEQGHAIGNHTYNHNYHDLYSGFTEFWSQIKQTEQIVQGITGVRPQLIRAPGGTYDHFDHTYFNLLKQAGYRVMDWTVDSGDSKRKGVPASEILKESTMDMKSSQVILLLHDGGGHQESVKALPDIIARYKAAGYGFGLLDDTVEPVQFRVSSKASNLGRSKPSEAWIASNITPNAELFSPGKPLVLEVGKLETKLKPGEYSVRNGQYEVPLRAVIERLGGKVTWDANSRSGEIDWNGKEIIADVKNKQLILNLPDNVQQTINARVEMIGGSIWVSLRDLLEIAGQPPINISVTELERRVKTL; from the coding sequence ATGAAAGGTAATAAAAGCACACACAGCCGCCGAAAGTTGAAAAGCGGATTGCTCGTTATGGTTGTAATATTCATCGTAATGCTTGGATGGAGCATAGGGAAAAACTTGAATTCATGGGAGCTCCGATCCTTGCAGCCCGCTAGCGCAGAGTCTATATCTGTTAAGAATAAGCTTACCGCAGCGGCGATGCAAGAACTGCCCTCGGCAACAGAACCACTCGCTTCTGCATCTCCGAAAGTTGATTCCTCTTCAAGTGCAGCTCTTACTGTGACTCCAAGCCCGCAACCAATTGGGGTAGTGAAAATATCCAAAGCTTCAACGACGAATTCTGCAATGACGGCTGTGAAAAAAGCTGAAAAGATGGTCTATATTACATTTGACGACGGACCTAGCGAGAACACCTTCAATGTTCTTGAAATTTTACGACAGGAAGATGTGAAGGCAACCTTTTTCGTGCTTGGTAATCAAGCGAAAAGTCATCCAGAACTTATCGATTCCATATGGGAACAAGGTCATGCTATTGGCAATCATACCTATAATCATAATTACCATGATTTATATAGTGGATTCACTGAATTTTGGAGTCAAATTAAACAGACTGAACAAATTGTTCAGGGGATTACAGGGGTTCGTCCGCAGCTCATTCGCGCCCCAGGAGGAACCTATGATCATTTTGATCATACCTACTTCAATTTATTGAAGCAAGCAGGTTATAGGGTGATGGATTGGACGGTGGATAGCGGCGATTCTAAACGAAAAGGTGTACCAGCCTCAGAAATTTTGAAGGAATCAACAATGGATATGAAGTCTTCGCAAGTTATTCTGCTGTTGCATGATGGGGGCGGTCACCAAGAGAGCGTCAAGGCGCTGCCTGACATTATTGCTCGTTATAAAGCGGCTGGATACGGCTTTGGCCTGTTGGATGATACGGTGGAGCCCGTACAATTCAGAGTCTCTTCAAAAGCCAGTAATTTGGGGAGATCAAAGCCCTCAGAAGCTTGGATCGCATCAAACATCACGCCGAATGCAGAGCTGTTTTCACCGGGAAAGCCACTGGTTCTGGAGGTTGGAAAGCTGGAGACGAAGCTGAAACCAGGAGAATATTCCGTGCGAAATGGACAGTATGAGGTTCCGCTTCGTGCTGTAATTGAGCGGCTTGGAGGAAAAGTTACCTGGGATGCGAACAGTCGAAGTGGAGAAATAGATTGGAACGGGAAAGAGATCATTGCCGATGTGAAGAACAAGCAGTTGATTCTAAACCTTCCAGATAACGTACAACAGACCATTAACGCGAGGGTGGAAATGATTGGTGGATCGATCTGGGTATCGCTACGAGACCTGCTGGAGATAGCAGGTCAACCTCCGATTAATATAAGTGTGACTGAATTGGAACGCCGAGTAAAAACACTCTGA
- a CDS encoding transglutaminase TgpA family protein produces the protein MNHPENQRYGNGIPGDTELSINSFHFNVGQMENSYAGKQRKVPLYYRLLFSLAIMGLFIEWLLPLYRSALLEDTSKMLQVLMVLAAVLLLWGILQIPGWLLLSIQFLIIASAWLYLCSGGEGIGWLGIYADEIPNDLMLLLSGHVSQLSEISRLLILIVGWGLLVSSVQQLALFRGSTALFTAVTIIYLLVLDIGFDVNTTMDIVISMGLIFWMHAMSGLLRLREREGPTSLPYARWGALTLAVAIVVMTTAWFGGQLLGARPTSELTLQSTFQKLQNWASGHLPEDKASNTSGTTGYSTNDGELGAPLSRSTEPVFTAITSERTYWRGESIAYYDGRRWIRGGEEFMPLNLSGISKKHSSELSIEKRKRTLQQRIQFATPSSGGIPLFNAGIITDVESVGLLGGSKLGYILSNMDRDSFRLPDSIGSARITEYTVDSLLPESDPVLLRSLSSDDPQEIKGKYLQLPDLLPVRVRDLAEKLTASSGNRYDSVTAIKDYLQHGYSYTLNTTVPPSGSDFVDHFLFETKQGYCVHFATTMTVLLRSAGIPARYVQGYGPGTLQDDTMPAKYLVTQGDAHAWVEVYFAGVGWVPFDPTPGPALAAGFAAPALPAAASLAPQVARSTGLPALPLAGGNSPAPLAAAALLPVAAAWRWRRSLALLLAARSASSMSRERQLRAASLAWRGLAERFGPPPPGVTGREYVDSLQIYDAGLSEAVRQFVRQWETLAYAPAPSAFVAAYPANEISTISAMSPMPAVSVTSAAPASSAENSGCTTPDASAFIRECLIITFRLT, from the coding sequence ATGAATCATCCGGAAAACCAACGCTACGGTAACGGAATACCAGGTGATACGGAACTGTCTATAAATAGCTTTCATTTCAATGTGGGGCAAATGGAGAACAGTTATGCCGGTAAGCAGAGAAAGGTACCTCTGTACTATCGTTTGCTGTTCTCTTTGGCCATTATGGGGCTATTTATTGAATGGTTACTCCCTTTATATAGGTCTGCTTTATTAGAAGATACCTCGAAGATGCTGCAAGTTCTAATGGTATTAGCGGCAGTACTGCTGCTATGGGGAATACTTCAGATTCCTGGGTGGCTACTGCTTAGCATCCAATTTCTTATCATTGCTTCAGCGTGGCTTTACTTATGCAGTGGAGGCGAAGGCATAGGATGGCTAGGGATTTATGCGGACGAAATTCCGAATGATCTCATGCTGCTTCTCTCTGGACATGTCTCTCAGCTAAGTGAAATTAGCAGGCTTTTAATATTGATTGTAGGTTGGGGGCTTTTGGTATCCTCAGTACAGCAGCTTGCGCTCTTCCGAGGGAGTACGGCGCTATTCACAGCGGTTACAATTATTTACTTGCTGGTCTTGGATATCGGCTTTGATGTGAATACCACGATGGATATTGTGATCTCGATGGGTCTAATTTTTTGGATGCATGCGATGAGTGGTTTGCTGCGTCTTCGAGAGCGTGAGGGGCCAACTTCATTGCCTTATGCACGTTGGGGAGCACTGACTTTGGCGGTAGCAATCGTCGTGATGACAACAGCATGGTTCGGTGGGCAATTATTGGGGGCAAGACCAACCAGCGAGCTTACGCTGCAATCGACATTTCAGAAGCTGCAGAATTGGGCTTCAGGGCATTTGCCAGAGGATAAGGCGTCTAATACTTCAGGAACCACAGGGTATAGTACGAATGACGGTGAACTCGGGGCCCCGTTATCCCGCAGTACTGAACCTGTCTTTACGGCTATTACTAGCGAGCGTACTTACTGGAGAGGTGAAAGTATTGCTTACTATGATGGTCGTCGATGGATTAGGGGAGGCGAAGAGTTTATGCCGCTTAATCTGTCCGGCATTTCAAAGAAGCATTCATCGGAGCTAAGCATCGAAAAGAGGAAACGAACACTTCAACAGCGGATACAATTTGCCACCCCTTCTTCAGGAGGAATTCCTTTATTCAATGCGGGGATAATAACAGATGTTGAGTCGGTTGGACTCTTGGGCGGCAGTAAACTGGGATATATTCTGTCTAATATGGACAGAGATAGTTTTCGTCTGCCTGATTCGATAGGCTCTGCACGAATCACAGAATATACAGTGGATTCCTTACTTCCTGAGAGTGATCCAGTACTGCTTCGTAGTTTAAGCAGTGACGATCCACAGGAAATCAAGGGCAAGTATTTGCAATTGCCAGATTTGTTACCCGTACGCGTTAGAGATCTGGCGGAGAAGCTTACAGCTTCATCAGGTAACCGCTATGACTCCGTAACGGCCATTAAGGATTACTTACAACATGGATATTCCTATACGTTGAACACAACGGTTCCACCATCCGGATCTGATTTTGTCGATCACTTTTTATTTGAGACGAAACAAGGCTACTGTGTACATTTTGCAACAACAATGACCGTTTTGCTGCGCAGTGCTGGAATTCCTGCTCGTTATGTCCAAGGCTATGGACCAGGTACCTTGCAGGACGACACCATGCCGGCGAAGTATTTGGTCACCCAGGGCGATGCCCATGCTTGGGTGGAGGTCTATTTCGCCGGCGTCGGTTGGGTCCCGTTCGACCCAACGCCTGGCCCTGCACTTGCCGCCGGCTTTGCCGCGCCGGCGCTGCCTGCGGCAGCCTCGCTCGCGCCGCAAGTTGCGCGAAGCACGGGCCTGCCCGCCCTGCCGCTGGCGGGCGGGAACTCTCCAGCGCCGCTCGCTGCTGCGGCGCTGCTTCCCGTCGCCGCCGCTTGGCGCTGGCGGCGTAGCCTGGCTCTGCTGCTGGCAGCGCGCAGCGCCAGCAGCATGAGCCGCGAGAGGCAGCTGCGCGCTGCCTCTCTAGCTTGGCGCGGGCTGGCGGAGCGGTTTGGACCGCCGCCGCCCGGTGTTACTGGCAGGGAGTATGTGGACTCCCTGCAGATTTACGATGCCGGACTAAGCGAAGCCGTCCGGCAGTTCGTACGCCAGTGGGAGACCCTGGCGTACGCGCCCGCGCCTTCAGCGTTCGTCGCGGCCTATCCCGCGAACGAAATCTCTACAATCTCTGCAATGTCTCCAATGCCTGCAGTCTCTGTAACTTCTGCGGCTCCAGCATCTTCCGCAGAGAACAGCGGGTGTACTACTCCTGATGCATCCGCATTTATACGCGAATGCCTGATCATCACCTTTCGGTTAACTTAA